From Paralcaligenes sp. KSB-10:
GCGCGACTGGACCTTCCTCTACATCATGAGCAAGACCTGGGCGGAAAAAAATAAAACCACAGAAGCCACCAACGTGAAGGGCGGCGAAAGCAATTACGCCAATATGCACGAAGACGGCACAGGCCCATTCATGGTTGTCGATCGCCAGCCCGACGTCAAAACCACATTGAAACGCTTCGACGGGTACTGGAACAAGAACATGCCCACCAATGTCACCGACATTGTCTTCCAGCCCATTACACAAGAATCGACTCGCGTCGCCGCGCTGATCTCGGGCGAAATGGACATCGTGCAGCCCGTGCCCGTGCAAGACTGGCCGCGCCTGCAGAAAGAGCCCAATGTCCGCGTCCTGAACGAGCCCGAGGCCCGCGCCATCTTCATCGGCATGGACCAGCACCGCGACGAACTGCTGTTCTCCAACGTCAAAGGCAAGAATCCGTTCAAGGATATACGAGTCCGCGAAGCGGTCGTCCGGGCCGTCGACACCAACGTGATCAATAAAAAAATCATGCGCGGCGCCGCAAAGCCCCTGGGCACACTCATCGCCGACAAAATCAACGGCTACGACGAGTCTTTCGGCAAGCCTTATAAACCCGATGTGGCAAAGGCCAAGAAGCTGCTGGCCGAAGCGGGCTACCCCAACGGTTTCGAAGTGCAAATGGATTGCCCCAACGACCGTTATGTCAACGACGAAAAAGTCTGCCAGGCCGTTGCCAGCATGCTGGCGCGCGTGGGCATCAAGATCGACCTGCTGGCACAAACCAAGTCCAAGTATTTTGCCAAGGTCCTGCTGCAGGCCGGCAACAACACCAGCATGTATCTTTTAGGCTGGACTCCC
This genomic window contains:
- a CDS encoding ABC transporter substrate-binding protein; this encodes MKFSKLFQHTAIAATLALSAGLSHSVEAKTLHWAYQGDMMSLDPMSLNETFTLGFQGWFYETLAGYDKNLKLVPMLAEKWENPEPTKWIFHLRKGVKFHDGSPFTADDVIFSWKRSLTPGSDMKGYGAKAKDVKKIDDYTVEVTTPGPNPILPRDWTFLYIMSKTWAEKNKTTEATNVKGGESNYANMHEDGTGPFMVVDRQPDVKTTLKRFDGYWNKNMPTNVTDIVFQPITQESTRVAALISGEMDIVQPVPVQDWPRLQKEPNVRVLNEPEARAIFIGMDQHRDELLFSNVKGKNPFKDIRVREAVVRAVDTNVINKKIMRGAAKPLGTLIADKINGYDESFGKPYKPDVAKAKKLLAEAGYPNGFEVQMDCPNDRYVNDEKVCQAVASMLARVGIKIDLLAQTKSKYFAKVLLQAGNNTSMYLLGWTPSSIDADNSLVNLVSCRNPKTAAGQFNLGGYCNPKIDAITAKVESETDQVKRNALIKEAFTMLRNDYGYLPLHQQPMSWGVRKGIKVAQRADDVLDIRNVVMP